ACCTCACCTCGAAAGGTACATCACTGGCTTTTATTGCACCTTCAATTTCTGATGGCAAGCCAGTAGCTGTATTGGATAGAGTAGATATTGATAAAATGGCTAAGAACTGGGAAAGTGCTATGATTATGTATGTGGTGGGGGAAAAACCATCCATAGGGGCTGTAATTCGATTTATTGAGAAAGATTGGGGTAAGGCTAGCAAACCACAGGTTTTTCTTCATGATGAGGGGTATTTTTGTCATTCGTTTTAAGAGCAAGAGTGAAAGGGATGCTATCATGATTGATGGTCCTTACACTTTCTATGGGAGACCCATGATGATAAAACCTTGGTCTACAACTTTCAATTTCCAGGAGGAAATGTTGAGAGTAATTCCTGTCTGGATTAAACTTCCTAATCTACCTTTGAACTGTTGGGGGAGTGACTCACTTAGTAGAATTGGCAGCCTGCTTGGGGTGCCTCTTTATGCAGATGAGTGTACATCTAAACAAATGAGAATCTCTTTTGCTCGATTACTTGTGGAAATTGATGTTACCAAGGATTTACCTAAAAGTGTTACCATACAAGACCCTGCAGGAATTGCAATAATTCATAAGGTGATCTATGAATGGTTGCCTCCCTTTTGCCCTAAATGCAACCTTGTTGGCCATGTGTGTGGAAAAGACAATGGCAGCATGACTAGATTCCAGCCTGCAGGACAGCAACAGAAGAAGATTGTGCAAGTGTGGCAACCAAAGAAAATTGTGTCTCAGCCAGTTGAGAAAGAGAATGAAACTGAAACCAATATGGAGGGAGAGGTTACCGATCTAGATACTAATCAGGCTACCACTGCTGATTCTGCTCTTGTAGATGAAGGGTGGAGGGTGGTTACAAGAAGGAATAGGGAACCTAGGAATTCTCCAACCATAGTGGGGTTGGCTCAGGTTCATGAAGAATTGCAGAGGGGCAAGTTTGATGGTGGTGGAGGAGGGGGAGATGGGATCATTCCTATCTATGCTACATGAATACTTGCTATTGGAATGTTAGAAGGATGAATGATCCCTCAAAAGTAGTAGAAATAAAGAAATTCTTAGGGAATAATAATGTTAGTGTTGTTGCTTTAGTTGAGACTAAGGTTAAATGTGCTAATTCTGGGAAAGTTCAGAAAAAGTTTGGAAGTGGTTGGAGGTGGATAATGAATTACACCAATTCTCCAAGGGGGAGAATCTGGGTTGGGTGGAAGCATGATGTTATCACCTTTCAGCCCATCTTCCAATCAGACCAGTTGATTCATGGGTGTATTTCAGCAAAAAATGGGAAATTCAGAACCACTTTTACTGCAGTGTATGGCTTGCACTCTATTGGAACAAGGAAAACATTGTGGAATGATTTAACTCAATTGAGTTCAGTTACAACAGGGGAGTGGATTGTCATGGGGGATTTTAATTCTGTTCTGTATTCTGGTGATAGAATCAATGGTAACCCTGTTACCCATGCTGAAACTAGAGATTTTGAAGGGTGCATTGATGCTACTGACCTAAATGAGATTAAAAGTCGTGGACACTTTTATTCCTGGAGTAATAAGGGGCAAGGTCAGACAAGGATTTGTTCTAGAATTGATAGAGTTTTTGGCAACACTGACTGGCATAGTACCTTTCTTGATGCAGTAGTGGATTACCTGAATCCTGGGATCTCAGATCATTCTCCTCTGTTGTTAAGCTGCAATATTAATGTGAAGACTGGGGGTAGACCCTTTAAATTCTTCAACTATATGGCTGATCATGATGAGTTCATGCAGGTTGTTCAGGAGAAATGGAATATTAGTGTTAATGGCACTCCTATGTTTACTGTATGgcagaaaatgaaagcaattaaGGGAGGGTTGAAACATCTCCACCATAGAGACTTTTCCAGATTAGAAGAGAGGATTGAGCTTCTTAGAAAAGAGTTGGATGGGATTCAAACTCAGCTTGCTACCTCTTATACTGATCAGCAGCTTCAAGATCAAGAGAAAGAATGTAGTTTGAAGTTGAAAAAATTTCTGAAAGTGCAAGAAAGTGCTTACAAGCAGAAATCAAGAATCCAGTGGTTGAAGGAGGGTGATGCTAACACTAAATTTTTCTTTAGTGCTATGAAAGAGAGAATTGCAAGAAATAGTATTGATGTTCTGTACACTGTTACATGAGAGAAATTGGATACCACAGATGCTATTAAGGAGGAGATCAAAGGCTTTTATGTGAATCTTATTGGTACTGCTGCCCCCCTGTTAACCTCCATTGATATTGACCTAGTTAGAAAAGGAAATCAACTTTCAGCTGCTGCTGCTGAGGACCTGATTCAGCCTGTAACTAACATGGAGATTGATGCTGCTTTAAAAGGGATAGATAATAACAAAGCTCCTGGTATTGATGGGTTTAACAGCCTGTTCTTCAAAAAGACATGGGGGATTGTAAAGGAGGATGTCTATGATGCTATCAAGCATTTTTTTCTTACTAGGACCATGCTGCAGCAAGTAAACAACACTGTGGTGACTTTGGTGCCAAAAGTTCAGAATGCTACTCATGTGAAAGACTTTAGGCCAATTGCATGATGTACTGTCATTTACAAGCTAATCTC
This sequence is a window from Spinacia oleracea cultivar Varoflay chromosome 1, BTI_SOV_V1, whole genome shotgun sequence. Protein-coding genes within it:
- the LOC110791814 gene encoding uncharacterized protein; amino-acid sequence: MNDPSKVVEIKKFLGNNNVSVVALVETKVKCANSGKVQKKFGSGWRWIMNYTNSPRGRIWVGWKHDVITFQPIFQSDQLIHGCISAKNGKFRTTFTAVYGLHSIGTRKTLWNDLTQLSSVTTGEWIVMGDFNSVLYSGDRINGNPVTHAETRDFEGCIDATDLNEIKSRGHFYSWSNKGQGQTRICSRIDRVFGNTDWHSTFLDAVVDYLNPGISDHSPLLLSCNINVKTGGRPFKFFNYMADHDEFMQVVQEKWNISVNGTPMFTVWQKMKAIKGGLKHLHHRDFSRLEERIELLRKELDGIQTQLATSYTDQQLQDQEKECSLKLKKFLKVQESAYKQKSRIQWLKEDAIKEEIKGFYVNLIGTAAPLLTSIDIDLVRKGNQLSAAAAEDLIQPVTNMEIDAALKGIDNNKAPGIDGFNSLFFKKTWGIVKEDVYDAIKHFFLTRTMLQQVNNTVVTLVPKVQNATHVKDFRPIA